In Candidatus Desulforudis audaxviator MP104C, a genomic segment contains:
- a CDS encoding ISNCY family transposase — protein sequence MKPKEARRLGIMERVLAGKVSIRQAAVLLGLSERQVMRLKKGMKQEGEAFLVHKNRGRKPKHAITHDVRDRIISLASEELKDASCEHMAELLEELYEISISGRSLRRIFKQAGIKNRHSRRAKRRKRRSRKRMPQEGLLVQSDASPYAWFEDRGPKACLHGNIDDATGKILALWFRPEEDLYGYLMVLNLTVINHGIPVSLYTDGHSIFFSPKKDKLSIDEELAGKTVALTQFGKALEELGINHIQARSPQAKGRIERLWETLQSRLVIEMRLRGISNIEDANAFLPVFIERFNARFAVWAADPEPAFKPAPTSERLNEIIAFREERTASNGSTISFHCKTYQLIDVKDQAVSLAPRAKVTVLTHLDGTISAKYGDKVFSLREFVPQPAPKAEIRQAKPRREPAPVTADHPWRQISPIAPKPSTPVEAYLEAKRKRFRKYAF from the coding sequence TTGAAACCCAAGGAAGCCAGGAGACTAGGTATTATGGAACGGGTCCTTGCAGGCAAGGTATCCATTCGGCAGGCTGCCGTCCTCCTTGGTCTCAGCGAACGTCAGGTTATGCGCCTCAAGAAAGGAATGAAACAGGAGGGTGAGGCTTTCCTCGTCCACAAAAACCGAGGCCGTAAACCAAAACACGCTATAACCCACGACGTCCGGGACCGGATCATCAGCCTCGCCTCAGAAGAACTCAAGGACGCAAGTTGCGAGCATATGGCTGAGCTGCTTGAGGAACTATATGAAATTTCGATCTCGGGCCGCAGCTTGCGTCGCATATTCAAGCAGGCCGGTATCAAGAATCGGCACAGCCGCCGAGCCAAGCGGCGGAAACGGCGCTCCCGCAAGCGCATGCCTCAAGAAGGGCTTTTGGTCCAAAGCGACGCCAGCCCGTACGCCTGGTTTGAAGATCGTGGCCCCAAGGCCTGCCTCCACGGTAATATTGATGACGCCACCGGTAAGATCCTGGCACTTTGGTTCCGGCCCGAAGAGGATCTGTACGGTTACTTGATGGTCTTAAACCTAACGGTCATAAATCACGGAATCCCGGTGAGCCTCTATACGGACGGCCACTCCATCTTCTTCTCACCGAAGAAGGACAAGTTGTCCATTGATGAGGAGCTGGCCGGCAAAACCGTTGCCCTGACCCAGTTCGGTAAGGCCCTGGAGGAATTGGGAATCAATCATATTCAGGCACGCTCTCCCCAAGCCAAAGGGCGTATAGAACGTTTGTGGGAAACCCTGCAGAGCCGTCTGGTGATAGAGATGCGCCTGCGAGGGATCTCCAACATTGAAGACGCGAACGCCTTTCTCCCGGTCTTTATTGAGCGCTTCAACGCCCGCTTCGCCGTTTGGGCCGCCGATCCGGAACCGGCCTTTAAACCCGCACCCACCAGTGAACGGCTCAACGAGATTATTGCCTTTCGGGAAGAGCGTACGGCTTCCAATGGTTCCACGATCTCGTTTCACTGTAAGACTTACCAGCTTATCGATGTCAAAGATCAAGCAGTTAGCCTGGCGCCCAGGGCGAAGGTTACGGTCCTTACTCATCTGGACGGGACGATAAGCGCCAAGTATGGCGATAAGGTGTTTTCGCTAAGGGAGTTCGTTCCCCAGCCGGCACCTAAGGCGGAGATCCGTCAAGCCAAGCCCCGCCGGGAA